The genomic DNA GTCATGGGAGAAGTCCTCGACAACTATCTGGTTTGAACAAATCTTAGGAACGCGCGTCCGTGCCGGCTGCCGTCTCATCGAGACGCAAGCCGCGAAAACGGCGATAGCAAAGGTAGATCAGCAACAAGGCACCCATGCCGCCAGCCAGCAGCGGGATGAGCGGCACCAGGAACAATTGCGGCAGCGGCGTGTGACGCGCGATCAGCCAGCCCCCGACCACCGGGCCTGCGGTGGAGACAATACGGCCGATGGCGCTCGCCCAACCCGCTCCCTTGGAGCGAATGCTGGTCGGATAAATCATGCCGGTCACCGCATTCATGCCCAACTGGCTGCCGAGCACACAAGCGCCGGTAAGAAACACCACGCCGGTCAATGCGGCATGCGACAAGCCGGTCGTACCGATCGCCGCCACCACCGGACCGCCGATAAGAAAATAGGCGGCAATGGCGACGATACCCCAGCGATCGATCAGCCGGCTGATCACCAGGCCGCCGACGATGGCGCCGACGTAATAGGCCGCCTGGGTAACCGCGGTCTCATCGCTGGTCAGGCCCGCCGCGCGAAACAGGGTCGGCATCCAGCTGTTGACGAAGAAATTCACCACCAGGGCTGCGGAAAACAACAGCCACACCAGCAGCGTGATCCAGCCCAGCCCATCCGTGAAAAGCAGCTTCGGAGAAAAGGTATGGGCGCCCTGGCTCGGCGTTGACACCAGCAGTTGGGTACGCGGCGTAATTGCCAGATCCGGGCGCAACTGGGCGGCCAATGCGGTGGCCTGCTTGCTCGCGCCCTTCTTGGCGACCAGGAACTTGATCGACTCGGGCAGCATGAAATACAGCATGACAGCGAGCAGCAGTGGCGCAATGCCACCCACAAAGAAGAACGCACGCCAACCGAATGCATGTTGCAAGGTCGTAGCGACCACCGAAGGCAGGATGCCACCGACCGCCAGCCCCATGAACATGATGATGATCAGCGTGGCGCGTAGTCGCTTGGGCGCGAACTCGGCGTTCAATGCGACGGTGTTGGGCAGCAGGCCGCCCAGGCCCACGCCGGAGACGAAACGCAGCACCAGCATGATGTGCAGATCGGGCGACGCCACGATCAGCAGACTGAACAGGCCATACACCAGGGTCGAAAGCAGGATGGCGATGCGACGGCCATAGTGGTCGCCGATGTAGCCGAACAAAGGGCCGCCCGCGGCCATGCCGACCAGGCCCGCGCTGAACACCGGCCCCAGCTCCGACGCCGGAAAGTGCCAGGAGCGGATCAACTCGGGCGCGGCATAGGACATGGCCGCCAGATCGAAACCATCGGCGCATTGCACCAACAGCGAAAGAACGACGATACGAATAACCAGCGCGCCGATTTTCTGACCGTCGACCAGCGTGTCGATTTCGATGGATTCGACTGGCTTCATCACTCTCTCGTGTTCGCCGGCCGCCGACGCGCGGGGCACCGTTCCGACCTGATTGGCATGGAAGATATTCATCGGGACCTAGCGATGCTCGCCCAGGAACGCCCAGACGTTGCCCTCGATGATCGCGCGCGTGACCTCCTCGGAAAGCTCGGCATCCTTGATCGCGCCGATCGGATCGATTTCACCCAGGCCGAACGGATAATCGGTACCCATCAGCACGCGGTCGCTGCCGTGCTTGTCCACCACCAGGCGCAGGCTGGCCGGGTCGAAGGTCAATGCGTCGACATAGATCATCCGTGCATATTCGCTGGGCTTGCGCTGGATGTTCTCGCGCATTTCCGCGCGTACGGCAAAACCCTTGTCGACACGACCGAGCACCAGCGGGAAAGCACCGCCCGCATGCGCGAAGCAGATGTGCAGGTCCGGCAATTTCTCCAACACGCCGCCAACGATAAGTCGCGTCATGGCCAGAGCGGTTTCGAGCGGATTGCCGACAATGTTCGGCAGGTAATAACGCGCCAGGCGCTCGCCGCCGATCAACGGTTGCATCGGGTGCACGAAGACCGCCACACCCAGATCGCGACACGCCTCGAAGAAGGGGAACAGCAGCGGATCGTCCAGGTCGCGACCGGCCGGGCAGCTACCGATCTGCACCGCGCGCATGTTCAGCTGCTCGCGCAGAAAACGCAGCTCTTCGATCGCGCGATCGACATCCTGCAGGGGTACCGTGCCCATGCCGGCGAACTTGTCCGGCTTGGTGGCCACCAGCTCGGCAATATGCTGATTGAGGAAACGCGCCACCGCCTGCCCCGCTTCAGGAGCAGCCCAATAACAACTCAGCATCGGAATGGGCGAGATCACCTGCAGATCAACGCCCTGGCGTTCCATGTCGATCAGGCGGCGGTCCAGCGACCAGAACCGATCGTCCAGCTTCATGATGGTGGATTCCCCCATCATCAGCACGGCCGAATCTTCCGTCTGCGGCACCAGACTGGGCCAGCGCCCCGGACCGAACTGCGCCTTCCAATCAGGCAGCTTGTCCGGCGGCGGGATGATGTGGGTATGGAAATCGACGCGCATGATCGGGTTACTCGTACGTTGTTTCAGCGCAGCCGATGGCGCGCAAGGAAAGCCAGCGAACGCTCGCGCGCCAGCGCAGCGGATTTGGGCTCGTAGAAACGGCGGTCGTTGCAGCTGAAGCCGTGCTCGGTGTCCGGGTAGAGATGCATCTCGATCTCCGGATGCGCCTGGCGGATCTTCTCCACGTCGGCGAGCGGAATGTATTCATCGTGCTCGGCGAAATGCAGCAGCACCGGCGCGTGCAACGTCTCGTTGGCGTGGCCTGCGATCTGCGCACCGTAATAACCAACGGCGCAGACCACGCCGTCCAGGCGGGCAGCCGCCAGATAGGCCAGCGAACCGCCCCAGCAGTAACCCAACGCCGCTACCGGCCCGAAAGGCTTGACTGCATCGATCGCCGCCTGGATATCCAGCATGGTCTGGTCGAGATTGAGCTTAGCGCGCAGTTCGCGCCCTTTCTGCATGCCTGCCGGGTCGTAACCCAGTTCCACGTCGCGCTCGACGCGGTCGAAAATGGCCGGTGCGATCGTGTGATAGCCGTCGCGCGCATACTGTTCGGCCATCTCGCGAATATGCGCGTTGACGCCGAAGAACTCCTGCAGCATCACCAGCGAGCCGACAGTCGCTCCGGTCGGTTCGGCCACATAGGCCGACAGGCGATGCCCGTCGCTTGCAGTGATGTCGATGCTGTTGCCCATGCTTCTGACTCCTAAACAAAACCGTTTTCGAGAGGCTGCGCGAAGGACAGACCGGAAATGCCCTCCTTCGCGTCGAAACTGCTGGTAACCCGTTTGCCGATCAGGTCGCGCAGGGTCTCGGAGGTACCGCCACCCAGGGTTCCGTAGCGCGCGCCACGATACAGGCGCGATACGACGCTGTCGTCGGTGAAACCGAAGCCGCCGTGTATCTGTAGCGCCTCGCTGGTCACTTCAAGCGACATCTCGTTGCAGCGGATCTTGGCCGTCGCCGCAAGCAAGGCATCGGGAAAGGGATCGGCCGAGAGGCATGCGCGGTAAAGCAGACCGCGCGCGGCTTCGATCGCAATGAACATGTCAGCCAGCTTCCAGCGCATACCCTGGAAATCGCCGATCGATCGACCAAAGGCCCTGCGTGCGGCGGCATAGGACACCGCCTCGTCGAACGCGCCCTCGGCCAGGCCGAGCGAGATACTGGGATTGAGGCAGCGCTGTGTATTGAATGCCGACAGTAGCGACTTCAAGCCTGACTGGCGCACGACGAGCTGATCGAGCGGAATTTCGCAATCCGTGAACGTCACCTCGTGCAGGTTCTCGCCGCCGAGCGTATGAACCTTCGACGTGAGCATCAGACCGGGCGTCCCCTGCTCCACCAGAACACAACCGATACCTTCGAGCCCTGGCTGATCATCGACGCGTGTAAACACCACAAACAGCCCTGCCTCTTCGGCGCGGCTGATCAACGACTTGGTTCCGTTCAAGATGACCTTGTCGCCGCGAATCTGCGCGTTGGTGGTATAGCTCGCGACATCGGTGCCGGCGTGCGGTTCGGTCAGGCAGATCGACAGCACGCAATCGCCGGTACATACCGCCGGCAGATATGCCTGCTTGATGCGCTCGGGAGCGAACGCGGAAATCACGCGGGTCTGCGTACCCACCTCGCCTAGCACCGCCATGGCGGTGATGTAACAGCCCTTGGCGATTTCCTCCAGCACCAGTGCGGTGTCGAACACGCCCAGTTCGGAACCGCCGTACTGCTTGGCCACGGCCATGCCGAGCACGCCGATATCGGCCAGCTTGCGCATGTTCTCCCAGGGGAAGGAGCCATCGAGCAGTTCTTTTCCGCGCCCCTTGAACTCGCCCTGCACGAGCTCGCGCACCTGCGCAATGCGGTGGCGCTGCTCCTTGCTGAGCGATATGCCGAGCGGCGTGGCGGTGTGATGACGGGTGATGACGTTAGACATCGGAGCGAGTCACTCCCTCGACGAGGCTTTCGATACTGGTAAAGACGTGCGCACCGACACCGCGCAGCGCTGACGTCTTCGATTGAATGGTTCCGCGTCCGCCCTGAATCAGCGCACCGGCATGGCCCATCGTCACGCCCTCGGGCGCGGACGAACCAGCCAACAGGACAAACACGGGTTTGTTGAATGCCAGCCGCTCGATTTCCGCGGCCAGCTCTTCTTCTTCGGTGCCGCCGATTTCGCCCAGGACCAGCACGGCGCGCGTCTGCTCGTCCTGCTGAAAGAACGGCAGCAACTCGGCGAAGCGCATGCCCTTGACCGGATCGCCGCCGACGCCGACCCACGCCGACTGGCCGATGCCACTGCTAGCCAGGCGGAAGCAGGTTTCATAAGACAGCGTGCCGCTCTTGGACATCACGCCCAACGGTCCGGGCTTGAGCGATACATCGGGGATAAACCCCAGCTTCAACCGGTTCGGAATCGCCAGACCTGGCGTAGAAGGCCCGATCCAGAATGCGCCATGTTCCTTGACCATCGCGTAGGCGGCCATGGCATCGCGAACCGGCACACCTTCGGACGGCGACACGATCAACTTGATGCCCGCATTGAGCGCCTCGCTCACCGCACCGAGCACATCCATCGGTGGTACCAGGGTGACGCTTGCCGTGGCGCCGGTGGCAGCCACCGCTTCGCCGCAGCTACCGAACAGCGGCGTATCGGATACGTCGCGCCGGGCACTGGCGCCGGCGATGCCGCCGACGATATTCGTGCCATAGCGTTTCATCAGCTCGGTATGGCGGCTGCCCATGCGGCCGGTGGCGCCCTGCACCAGCACCTTGGCGCGAGGGTCGAGATGAAAACCGCTCATACCGCCCCTCCCGCCAGTTCGACGGCTTTCTGCAAGGCCTTGTCGAGATCGAACTCCACCGTGATCCGGCGCCCCGATTGCTCGATCAACTGCTTGGCCACCGGAAAGTTGTTGCCGATCAGCCGCGCGACCACAGGCACCTTGATCTCCGGCACGGCATCGAGCGCAGCAAGCAACAGCTGTGCGAATTCGCCGAGGTCGGTGATGCCCGCGAAGACATTGACCAGCACCACAGCGATGTCCGGGCCGCGCGTGAACTGCTGCAGCACCTCGATCAGTCGCGCCGGACTGCCACGCAACTGGCCGGTACGCACATCGCAGAAATTGAAAGGACGACGCCCTGCCTGCAGCATCTCATCGATCAACATCATGCTGAGCCCGGCGCCGGTGGTCAGCAGACCGACCTGGCCATGCGCATCGATACCGACATAGTCGAAATCGTGCTCGAGCTTGAAATTCGATTCGCGGTACGCGTCCGGGCGTGCACGGATCGCCTGTTCCAGTTCTGGCTGGCGCGGTAACGCACTCTCGTCGACACCGAGCTTCATATCGCCGGCCATCCAGCTGCCGTCGGCCAGGACGAATAACGGATTGACTTCGAGCAAGGTCGCATCGAGGCGCAGAAATGCGCGTGCGAGCTTTTCGACGGCATCGCCCAGCGGCTTGTGCAGATCGTTCGGCAGATCGCGCAGCAAGGTATGTGCAGCCGCTACGAGCGAAGCCTGATCCGGTGCCGCCACCGCGCTCAACATCGCATCGGCATGCTGCGCATGCGCCTCGACGTCCACACCACCCTGCGCCGAAAGCATCACGCGAATGCCGCGCTCGGCCGCGTCCACCATGAAACTCAGGTACACCTCGCGTACGAAGTCCACCTTTCGCTCGATGCGAAAACCGGCGACGCGGTGCCCCTTGATCGTTGCGTCGGCATGTTTGCGGATGAAGTCGGCAGCTTCGACCTTCGATGCGGCAAAGCCGATGCCCCCAGCCTTCCCACGCCCACCAACGCCTACCTGCGCCTTGACTACCCATGCCCCGTCGTCGAGCGCCAGGCTGTCGAGCGCCCCGCTATCGACAAATACACCTGGCGGAATCGGAATACCCAGGGGGTGCACCAGTTCTTTCGCGTCGTGCTCAAGTAAAAGCAAGTTCGGACCTATGCGTTCAGTACGTTGAACGGGAGGCAGTAACTACGGCGCTCCCATCGATGGCGATGGAAGGTAGTCAAAGTGCCGGCCATTGCACACGGACGATTTGACATCAGCACATGAGAAAAACTAATCGAAAGACCCTATGAGCACAGGTGCACGCATTGAAGCAAGAGTGAGTGCAACAGGGCCCTCTTGCGGCGCTATTAAGCGGTTTCTTGGAGTAAGTAGCGCAGGCCATGGTGCGCAGCGTCATGCGGGCCTTGCATAAGAACGCCGGCCGCCGCTGAAAAAAAATAGTTGATTGCAGCGCGATGCCGCTGGAGCGGCCTCAACGATGGGGCATCACTCGCATGTGCGGACATTGAGGTATTCGTCACGGCCAAACAGTTCAACTCAACCTATGACCGCACATATGCCAGACCGCCAGACCACTATCTATGTGAGACACCCGCCGGCGCGAGGCCGCGACTGGATCGTCTCGATAGCCTCGACGCCGGATCAACGCTTTTCCAACGACAAGGAAGCATTGCGCTATGCCGTGGAACGGGCACGGACGGATGCGATCAAGGGTTTTGCTACCGAGATACGTATCGAGAATGAGGATGGGAGCTGGCAGACTTTGACGCCGGATTCTTTTGGCGGGTAATCGCCTCAGTTTCTATTGTCATCCCGGCGCAGGCCGGGATGACAAATAGGTGGAGCTTTTTCAGCCTCAGTGCCGCCCCACCACCAACACAGTAAAGCTCCCCGGCACCATCGTAGGACGCTGTCCCGCCGGCTGATCCTTGCTCAACGTCGCGGCCGACAAATACAGCCGATGCTGCTGCGAATCCAATGCAAGTGTGCGCGCGCTCGGCTGCGTGGGCACGGTCGCCTTGACGCTGAAATGATCGCTGTCGTCTTCATGCACGGCGGTAATCGTGCCGCTTTCGCCATTGGAGCTGTAGACCGTCGCATCGCCGGCATCGAAGACCACGGCATCCGGCCCGGAGCCGATCGGCACGGTGGTGACCAGATGCCCGGTGACGCTATCGGTCACAGCCATCTTCTCGTTATCGCAGACCGAGAACAGGCGATGATGCGCGACATCGATCGCCAAACCACTCGGCGATTCGCAGGGTGCCAGCGACCAGGTCTGCAGCACTTTGTGGCTGCCAGCATCGATCTGCACGAGTTCGGACTTGTCTTCGATGTTGACGAAGATATGGCCGTCCGCATCGGTGACCGCGAACTCCGGCTTGCCGGGCAAGGCCACGGTATCGATCACACGTTTGCTCGCCGGATCGATCACGCTCGCGTTATGGCTTTTGCCGTTGAATGTCCAGACGCGATGCGAGCCGGGCTCGTAAATGATCGCATCGGGCTTTTCGCCCGTGCCGTCGATCGTCGCGACGGTCTTGAGGGAGTCCAGGTCGAACACGGTTACCGATGCGGTAAGACCGTCGCTGACAAAGCCCTGCTTCAGATCTTGCGCGATGGCGATGCCATGTACGCCGGAGGTGTTGTCGATGCTGCCGACCTGGCGCATCTGTTTGGTATCGATCACCAGCACGCGATCACCGCGGCTGACAAACAAATGCTGCCGCTGGGCATCGAAGCTCAGGTAATCCCAGCCACCCGTACCACCCAAGGGCAAACGCTGAATCACACCCAATGCATTCGCTGGCGTTGCAGCGTCCGCCGCGCAAGGCAGCAAGCCTGCGCCAAGCATCCCAACCAGGAGAGCAACGCGATTCAAAGGAGACATGGGGCACCGTAAAAAGGAAGGTCCGCTCAGCATGAGGGTATGGACTTAGGGGCGGCTTAGCCCATCGCGATTGACTATGTAATAAGAATCACTATCATTTAGACCTAGTCTGTCCGTCAGCCGGTCCGGGCTGCGGTTTCTCGTACAAGGTCATCGTCATGCGTCAAACACTTTCCAGAAGCGCGCTTCTGGTCGCCATCTTGTTCGCGCTCGCCCACCCGGCGCACGCCGCCGAAGGTATGGCCGCCGATACGACACAGACCAAAGCCGCGCAAAAAACGGGCACGCAAGCCAAGGACAGCGTGGCCCTGGACGCGATCAATGTGGTCTATTCGACGACCAAGACCGTCACACCGACGGTGGAGATACCCCAATCGGTCAGCACGGTTACGCCCGATCGCATGCACACCTACGGCATACAGGGCCTGGATGAAGCGGTGCGCTACATGGCCGGCGCCGTGGGCGGCAGCTACGGCGCGGATCCGCGCAGCGACTGGATCCTGATTCGTGGCTATGACCCTGCCCGCTTTCTCGATGGTCTCGCCCTGGCCAATGGCGACTGGACCGGCGATTCGCGCATCGAGCCTTACGGCCTGGAACGTGTCGAGGTCAACAAGGGCCCGTCGTCAGCCATGTATGGGCAGCTGCCGCCCGGCGGCATGATCGACATGACCAGCAAGCGTCCGAGCCTGGAGGCACCGCACGAAATCGAAGCCACCCTGGGCAGCTTCGGTCAGAAGCAGCTCGCCGGCGATACCGGCGGCCAGCTCGACAGCGATGGTCATTGGCTTTACCGCGTGGTCGGCCTGGCGCGCAAAGGCGATTCGAATCTCAATCACTCGCAGGACGATCGCTATTACTTTGCGCCCAGTCTCACCTGGAAGCCTGACGACGACACGTCGCTGACGATCCTCGCGCGCTACCAGCGCAGCCTTTCCAATGGCGTGGGCGGCTTCTTGCCGTCGCAGGGTACGCTCTATCCCAATCCGAACGGCCGCATTCCGCGCGACGTGAATCCGGGCGAGCCAGGTTACGACCACTACCACAAGACCGATATGTCGATCGGTTACGAATTCACTCATCGCTTCGACGATGTCTGGTCGGTACGTCAGGACCTGCGCATACAGAACGCCAAGGTCGATCATCGCTCGATCGGCGCCCTTGGCCTGGAAGCCGACCTGCGTACGCTCGACCGCTACAACTTTCCGCTGATCGACCAGGCACATGTGTTCGCCGTCGACAACCAGGCCGAAGCACGCTTCAACACCGGCGACGTGCAGCACACCGTGCTGATGGGCGTGGATTATCTGCACAGCCGCAACGACTACCGTTCGGGCTTTGGCAGCGCGCCTTCGATCGACATTTTCGATCCGGTCTACGGCGCACCGTTGCCGGCCACGCCCTTTACCACGCACACGGATAACCTCCTCAAGCAACTGGGTGCGTACGTGCAGGACCAGATCACCCTGGGCAAGTGGGGCATCGTCGCCAGCGGCCGGCACGACTGGGTCACCAACGACGTCAAGGACGATATCGCCGGTAGCGCGCGCACGCAGAAAGACAACGCCTTCTCCGGCCGCCTGGGACTCAACTACACCACCGACATCGGCCTGGTGCCGTATCTGGCGTATTCGCATTCCTTCAAGACGACGGTAGGCACCACCTTCGCCGGCGAAGCATTCAAGCCGACCACCGGCGATCAGTACGAAGGTGGCGTGAAATACCAGACACCCGACGGCCGCTCGCTGATCACCGCGGCGGTCTACCAATTGACGCAGAAGAACGCGTTGACGGTCGACCCGAATCATCTGTTCTTCTCGCTGCAGCAAGGTCAGACGCGTACGCGCGGGGCGGAGCTGGAAGCGAATGTCGCCGTCACCGACAACTTCGCCATGACCGCCGCCTACGCGTACACCGACGCCAAGGTCACGCGGGCCAACGATGCCACCTTGGACAAGCAGGTCGCACTCGTACCCAAGCGACAGGCATCGATCTCGGCGGACTACTCGCTGCATGAAGGCGCACTCGCCGGTCTGGGCTTCGGCGGCGGCGTGCGATACATCGGCGAACACTATGGCGATGCGAACAACCTGTTCCGTACCGGCGGCTATGTGCTGTACGACGCCAACGCCCACTACGACGTTGAAAACTGGCGCTTCCAGGTAACGGCTGCCAATCTCTTCGACCGCACCTACATCACAGCTTGCAACAGTGCAGCATGGTGCTACTACGGCTATCCCCGCGAAGTCACCGTGTCAGCGCGTTATCGCTGGTAAGCCGTCACACCCGCCTCGCAAGGCTGGCGAAGGATTCGCCAGCCTTGAATGGAAATTTGAGGCCAACGACAGCTAATCGGCCTCCATCAACGCTCTCGTTCACAAAACACTTGCCGCCGATCTCCGTGCTCTAAGTCTTCTCTAAGCTGCGCTTCCTAGATTGGAAGCGGAGCAAAAGAGTGAACCGAAGGCATGAAGTTTCAACCCATCGACGGCAACGCGCTGGCGACACGATTCCGGCCACTCGCATGGTTTGCCGCGGCATTTCTCATCATCGAATCCGTTGTCCGGCTCGCCCTGGCCGTCAAAGCCGGAGCTAATGTCTCCAGCCTTGGAGTTTCGCTGGTCTACATCTTTGCCACCGGGTTCTTGTACGACATAGTGACGTTCGTTTATTTCGCGTGGCCCTTGTTGATCTACCTGTGGGTCGTGCCAACCCGCACAGGTCGCCATAAGGGATGGCATCGGTGGTTGCTCTATGTCGCGTCACTCCTCGTCTGCCTGCTATTGATAGCCGCAGGGCTGCATTTCATCTACGGCATACCGCACCGGTCGCTATGGCCTTTAACGGTATTGTTTTTCTATTTTCTACCACTGTGTGCTTTCAACTACGCATCAAAGACCGGACAACGACTGCTTTACATGCTTGCCGCACTGTTGCTTTTCACCATGTTGCTGATCGGCACGGCGGAATGGCTTTTTTGGGACGAGTTCGGCACCCGCTTCAACTTCATCGCCGTCGACTATCTTGTCTACACACACGCAGTGCTTGAAAACATTCGCGAGTCCTACCCGCTGGGTCGTTGGATGTCGCTGATACTCCTGGTCACCCTTACGGTAGTAGCACTCACCCGTCGCGGTCTTTACACGCTTGACGATCGCTCACATTTCGCCGGTCGCTCGCTTGTGGCCGCAGCCTGGTTAGTGCTTACCGTGCTGGGCACAGGCCTGGTCAACGCGCAAATGAAAGACCGCCATACCAATCCCTATGTCAACGCATTGGCAGGCAACGGCATCTATCAATTTTTCGCCGCGCTTCGAGCCAATCGACTCGACTATCCGGGCTTCTATGCCACGCTTCCCGATGACAAGGCATTTGCGATTGTCCACGACATGCTGCAAACACCGGACGCCACCTATTTGAGCGCCGACCCGAGCGATATCACCCGGGCCATTCGTGCTGACGGAGCGGAGCGGCATCTCAACGTCGTGCTGATCAGCGTCGAAAGCCTGTCCGGCGAGTACCTCGCACATTTTGGCAACAGAGACGGGCTTACGCCCCATATCGACGCGTTGGCTGACCAAGGTCTGTTCTTCACGCAGCTCTATGCCAACGGCACGCGCACAGTGCGAGGGCTTGAAGCCTTGTCGTTATCCGTCCCGCCCACGCCAGGCGATTCGCTGCTTCGCCAGCAGAACAATCGGGGCTTGTTTTCGCTCGCCAACATATTCAATGCACGCGGTTATCAATCGGACTTCGTCTATGGCGGCTACGGCTATTTCGACAACATGAACGATTTTTTCTCGCATAACGGCTACAACGCCATCGACCGCGACGCGGTACCCAAGGGCATGCCTATCCATAGCGAGAACGTCTGGGGTATCGCTGACGAGGACCTCTACACGCTTGCCATGGCGCGGATGGATGCCTCTAAGGCGCAGGGCAAGCCATTTTTTCTGCATATCATGACTACATCCAACCATCGCCCCTATACCTTTCCCGAGGGGAGGATCGATGGTGCACAAGGTGATCGACCCAGCGCCGTCAAGTACACCGACTGGGCGATCGGCGACTTTATTCGACGTATGCGCAAGAAGCCTTATTTTGATGACACGGTATTTGTCATCAGTGCCGATCACTGCGCCAATAGTGCCGGCAAGAGCGCGATACCCGTCAACATGTATCACATCCCACTGATCATCTACGCACCAAAGTATCTGCCACCCCAGCACATCGACCGCATGATGGCGCAGATCGACATCCCTCCCACGATCCTGGGACTGCTGCATTTCAGCTACCGCAGCCGCTTCTTTGGCTACGACATCATGAGGCTCGCGCCCGGCAAGGAGCGCGCCTTCCCCGCCACCTATCAAAAGCTAGGCTTTCTGCAAAGCAATAGCCTGACTATCCTGTCGCCGAAGCAGCGCATCGAGCAGGTATCGCCCAACTTTCAGACCGGAGACACCACGCCGCTGCCAAACGCAGATGCACTGGCCATCGACCAGGCGATTGCGTCCTATCAGGTAGCAGCGGAACTGTTTAAGAAAGGCCGAATGAAATGGCGGCGCGAAGATGACACGCCGGTCC from Dyella sp. GSA-30 includes the following:
- a CDS encoding TonB-dependent siderophore receptor, with the translated sequence MRQTLSRSALLVAILFALAHPAHAAEGMAADTTQTKAAQKTGTQAKDSVALDAINVVYSTTKTVTPTVEIPQSVSTVTPDRMHTYGIQGLDEAVRYMAGAVGGSYGADPRSDWILIRGYDPARFLDGLALANGDWTGDSRIEPYGLERVEVNKGPSSAMYGQLPPGGMIDMTSKRPSLEAPHEIEATLGSFGQKQLAGDTGGQLDSDGHWLYRVVGLARKGDSNLNHSQDDRYYFAPSLTWKPDDDTSLTILARYQRSLSNGVGGFLPSQGTLYPNPNGRIPRDVNPGEPGYDHYHKTDMSIGYEFTHRFDDVWSVRQDLRIQNAKVDHRSIGALGLEADLRTLDRYNFPLIDQAHVFAVDNQAEARFNTGDVQHTVLMGVDYLHSRNDYRSGFGSAPSIDIFDPVYGAPLPATPFTTHTDNLLKQLGAYVQDQITLGKWGIVASGRHDWVTNDVKDDIAGSARTQKDNAFSGRLGLNYTTDIGLVPYLAYSHSFKTTVGTTFAGEAFKPTTGDQYEGGVKYQTPDGRSLITAAVYQLTQKNALTVDPNHLFFSLQQGQTRTRGAELEANVAVTDNFAMTAAYAYTDAKVTRANDATLDKQVALVPKRQASISADYSLHEGALAGLGFGGGVRYIGEHYGDANNLFRTGGYVLYDANAHYDVENWRFQVTAANLFDRTYITACNSAAWCYYGYPREVTVSARYRW
- a CDS encoding alkaline phosphatase family protein gives rise to the protein MKFQPIDGNALATRFRPLAWFAAAFLIIESVVRLALAVKAGANVSSLGVSLVYIFATGFLYDIVTFVYFAWPLLIYLWVVPTRTGRHKGWHRWLLYVASLLVCLLLIAAGLHFIYGIPHRSLWPLTVLFFYFLPLCAFNYASKTGQRLLYMLAALLLFTMLLIGTAEWLFWDEFGTRFNFIAVDYLVYTHAVLENIRESYPLGRWMSLILLVTLTVVALTRRGLYTLDDRSHFAGRSLVAAAWLVLTVLGTGLVNAQMKDRHTNPYVNALAGNGIYQFFAALRANRLDYPGFYATLPDDKAFAIVHDMLQTPDATYLSADPSDITRAIRADGAERHLNVVLISVESLSGEYLAHFGNRDGLTPHIDALADQGLFFTQLYANGTRTVRGLEALSLSVPPTPGDSLLRQQNNRGLFSLANIFNARGYQSDFVYGGYGYFDNMNDFFSHNGYNAIDRDAVPKGMPIHSENVWGIADEDLYTLAMARMDASKAQGKPFFLHIMTTSNHRPYTFPEGRIDGAQGDRPSAVKYTDWAIGDFIRRMRKKPYFDDTVFVISADHCANSAGKSAIPVNMYHIPLIIYAPKYLPPQHIDRMMAQIDIPPTILGLLHFSYRSRFFGYDIMRLAPGKERAFPATYQKLGFLQSNSLTILSPKQRIEQVSPNFQTGDTTPLPNADALAIDQAIASYQVAAELFKKGRMKWRREDDTPVQPEGSLARP